A region from the Microcella frigidaquae genome encodes:
- a CDS encoding ABC transporter permease, whose translation MASFVIRRLIASVFVLLAATFLMYNLVAFSDDPLEDLRLSNAPNKEQLIEARIKLLRLDVIPPLRYFIWLFGDPAAGERGVLGGNFGVTVQGRDVNVLLEQALGSTIQLVTIATIVAIILGLIVGITTALRQYSGYDYSVTFISFLFFSLPVFWVAVLLKQFIAIGFNDFLEDDPQLPVWLIAVLTLVGGLLWASIIPGTLRRKAITFTVAAGATASMLVIMNLIDWFTYPGLSVVGVAIIGLGAAVGFTALITGLKNRRALYASLAVAGLGIVLYFPFQYGISYSITEWWMLAALAALTIVVSMGIGWFMGGVDKGPVMRVAAFTGFITAGAIALDRFMMVWDDYASSGRIRGRPIATIGSSTPNLEGSLWVQGVDIYTHLLLPTMAIILISFATYTRYSRASLLEVMNQDYIRTARAKGLAERTVVVRHAFRNALIPIATIVAFDIGGIVGGAVITETVFGWTGMGQLFINGLRAVDPNPVMAFFVVVGGLAILFNLIADLVYASLDPRIRVS comes from the coding sequence ATGGCATCATTCGTGATCCGGCGACTCATCGCCTCCGTGTTCGTGCTCCTCGCGGCCACGTTCCTCATGTACAACCTGGTCGCCTTCTCCGACGACCCCCTCGAAGACCTCCGGCTGAGCAACGCTCCGAACAAGGAGCAGCTCATCGAGGCCCGCATCAAGCTGCTGCGCCTCGACGTGATCCCGCCGCTGCGGTACTTCATCTGGCTCTTCGGTGATCCGGCTGCGGGCGAGCGCGGTGTGCTCGGCGGCAACTTCGGAGTCACGGTTCAGGGCCGCGACGTGAACGTCCTGCTCGAGCAGGCCCTCGGATCGACGATCCAGCTCGTCACCATCGCGACCATCGTCGCGATCATCCTCGGCCTCATCGTCGGCATCACGACGGCGCTCCGTCAGTACTCCGGGTACGACTACAGCGTCACCTTCATCTCCTTCCTCTTCTTCTCGCTGCCGGTCTTCTGGGTCGCCGTTCTGCTCAAGCAGTTCATCGCCATCGGCTTCAATGACTTCCTCGAGGACGACCCGCAGCTGCCGGTCTGGCTCATCGCCGTCCTGACGCTCGTCGGCGGTCTGCTCTGGGCCTCGATCATCCCCGGCACCCTGCGCCGCAAGGCGATCACCTTCACGGTGGCGGCGGGTGCGACGGCGTCGATGCTCGTGATCATGAACCTGATCGACTGGTTCACCTACCCGGGCTTGTCGGTCGTCGGCGTCGCGATCATCGGTCTGGGTGCGGCGGTCGGCTTCACGGCCCTCATCACGGGCCTGAAGAACCGTCGGGCACTGTACGCCTCGCTCGCCGTCGCCGGCCTCGGCATCGTGCTCTACTTCCCGTTCCAGTACGGCATCTCGTACTCGATCACCGAGTGGTGGATGCTCGCGGCACTCGCCGCCCTCACCATCGTCGTGAGCATGGGCATCGGCTGGTTCATGGGCGGCGTCGACAAGGGCCCCGTCATGCGTGTCGCGGCCTTCACGGGCTTCATCACCGCGGGCGCCATCGCGCTCGACCGGTTCATGATGGTCTGGGACGACTACGCGAGTTCGGGACGCATCCGCGGACGCCCGATCGCGACGATCGGCTCGTCGACCCCGAACCTCGAGGGCTCCCTCTGGGTGCAGGGTGTCGACATCTACACGCACCTGCTGCTGCCGACGATGGCGATCATCCTGATCTCGTTCGCCACCTACACCCGGTACTCGCGGGCGAGCCTGCTCGAGGTGATGAACCAGGACTACATCCGCACCGCGCGGGCGAAGGGCCTCGCCGAGCGCACCGTGGTCGTGCGTCACGCCTTCCGCAACGCCCTGATCCCGATCGCCACCATCGTCGCCTTCGACATCGGCGGCATCGTCGGCGGCGCCGTCATCACCGAGACGGTGTTCGGCTGGACCGGCATGGGCCAGCTCTTCATCAACGGTCTGCGGGCCGTCGACCCGAACCCGGTCATGGCCTTCTTCGTCGTCGTCGGCGGTCTCGCGATCCTGTTCAACCTGATCGCCGACCTCGTCTACGCGTCCCTCGACCCCCGAATCCGAGTCAGCTGA